In Halichondria panicea chromosome 17, odHalPani1.1, whole genome shotgun sequence, a single window of DNA contains:
- the LOC135351499 gene encoding uncharacterized protein LOC135351499 isoform X1: MQCIDSEVASLKEAFHSARSRTEQPVIAMDTDKDNEDAIPLLPVSSGYSDPPAYARSSPSPPPQPQPQPQMGTSLPVQYRPAASSPTPYPQTGYPQTGISQMSSNNNTVVVTGAPSQLPPVMVTQPSDKPTQHILVLSLVLIAVCSLTCQVWSLFLLIPGVIFAVVGYNYRHSHKPNKRQTGRGLYGVSLCCSVTTLVSFVMVVLCTILFVAIFYGRLQSKLSNYYPTYDYCSSSQCRFSCGNDIYGSCYQRCINNYC; the protein is encoded by the exons atgcagtgcattgACAGTGAAGTAGCCAGCCTGAAGGAAGCTTTCCATAGCGCACGCAGCAGGACAGAGCAACCAGTGATTGCAATGG atacagataaagataatgaggATGCTATCCCCCTCCTGCCTGTGAGCAGTGGCTACAGTGATCCCCCTGCATACGCTCGGTCCTCCCCAAGCCCACCCCCTCAGCCGCAGCCTCAGCCTCAGATGGGGACATCACTGCCTGTACAATATCGACCAGCTGCATCGTCTCCCACCCCCTACCCCCAGACTGGCTACCCCCAGACTGGAATCTCACAGATGAGCAGCAACAAT AACACTGTGGTGGTGACAGGAGCTCCCTCTCAGTTGCCCCCGGTGATGGTGACCCAGCCCTCAGATAAACCTACACAGCATATCCTAGTGCTGAGTCTGGTGCTGATTGCTGTCTGCTCTCTGACTTGTCAGGTCTGGTCTCTCTTCCTGCTTATTCCTGGAGTCATCTTTGCAGTGGTT GGTTACAACTACAGGCATTCCCACAAGCCCAATAAGAGACAGACTGGCAGAGGATTGTATGGTGTCTCCCTGTGTTGCAGTGTTACCACTCTGGTATCCTTTGTGATGGTAGTGCTCTGTACTATCCTCTTCGTGGCCATCTTCTATGGCCGCTTACAGAGCAAGCTCAGCAACTACTACCCCACCTACGACTACTGTTCTTCATCTCAATGCCGTTTTTCCTGTGGCAATGATATATACGGATCCTGTTATCAGAgatgtataaataattattgttaa
- the LOC135351499 gene encoding uncharacterized protein LOC135351499 isoform X2, translated as MQCIDSEVASLKEAFHSARSRTEQPVIAMDKDNEDAIPLLPVSSGYSDPPAYARSSPSPPPQPQPQPQMGTSLPVQYRPAASSPTPYPQTGYPQTGISQMSSNNNTVVVTGAPSQLPPVMVTQPSDKPTQHILVLSLVLIAVCSLTCQVWSLFLLIPGVIFAVVGYNYRHSHKPNKRQTGRGLYGVSLCCSVTTLVSFVMVVLCTILFVAIFYGRLQSKLSNYYPTYDYCSSSQCRFSCGNDIYGSCYQRCINNYC; from the exons atgcagtgcattgACAGTGAAGTAGCCAGCCTGAAGGAAGCTTTCCATAGCGCACGCAGCAGGACAGAGCAACCAGTGATTGCAATGG ataaagataatgaggATGCTATCCCCCTCCTGCCTGTGAGCAGTGGCTACAGTGATCCCCCTGCATACGCTCGGTCCTCCCCAAGCCCACCCCCTCAGCCGCAGCCTCAGCCTCAGATGGGGACATCACTGCCTGTACAATATCGACCAGCTGCATCGTCTCCCACCCCCTACCCCCAGACTGGCTACCCCCAGACTGGAATCTCACAGATGAGCAGCAACAAT AACACTGTGGTGGTGACAGGAGCTCCCTCTCAGTTGCCCCCGGTGATGGTGACCCAGCCCTCAGATAAACCTACACAGCATATCCTAGTGCTGAGTCTGGTGCTGATTGCTGTCTGCTCTCTGACTTGTCAGGTCTGGTCTCTCTTCCTGCTTATTCCTGGAGTCATCTTTGCAGTGGTT GGTTACAACTACAGGCATTCCCACAAGCCCAATAAGAGACAGACTGGCAGAGGATTGTATGGTGTCTCCCTGTGTTGCAGTGTTACCACTCTGGTATCCTTTGTGATGGTAGTGCTCTGTACTATCCTCTTCGTGGCCATCTTCTATGGCCGCTTACAGAGCAAGCTCAGCAACTACTACCCCACCTACGACTACTGTTCTTCATCTCAATGCCGTTTTTCCTGTGGCAATGATATATACGGATCCTGTTATCAGAgatgtataaataattattgttaa
- the LOC135351501 gene encoding uncharacterized protein LOC135351501 encodes MTSNSGQQQHGGYRPLQQVPHEYPRSMYSPAPANQYPPAPANMGAQQQSSNTNVVVTNQPGVATMTVTPPSEKPDPRAFIVTIILMSCCFWAWPLFLCFVPALILSVVGFNYGYSKSRELQKQSRLFMSVAIGLDIAAGVVFCVSIVIYVIIVASV; translated from the exons ATGA CGAGTAACTCCGGTCAACAACAACACGGTGGCTACCGTCCTCTGCAGCAAGTGCCCCATGAGTATCCTCGCAGCATGTACTCTCCTGCCCCGGCCAACCAGTACCCTCCTGCCCCAGCCAATATGGGAGCCCAACAACAGTCCAGCAACACC AACGTGGTGGTGACAAACCAGCCTGGAGTTGCTACCATGACTGTCACGCCACCCTCAGAGAAGCCCGACCCTAGAGCCTTCATCGTAACAATCATACTCATGTCATGCTGCTTTTGGGCATGGCCTCTGTTCCTCTGCTTCGTACCAGCACTTATCCTCTCCGTGGTG GGTTTCAACTATGGCTACTCCAAGTCTCGAGAGCTGCAGAAGCAGTCCAGGCTCTTTATGTCCGTGGCTATTGGGTTGGACATTGCAGCTGGCGTAGTGTTCTGTGTATCTATAGTGATATACGTCATCATTGTTGCTAGTGTATAG
- the LOC135351495 gene encoding methyltransferase-like protein 25B → MGVDAATCTERLSRLAQLVSSFRWLLNSYVIEFFTESHWLKLPQSWQDALYSADLFEVSRLLLQGGGNNAPLSKVYPLSLLAFSAAAHSLSLPRQPVDVTPHNVRVGSQLEGLEHVFRCHIKPKKQHEIKVFGEKIHHLSLETKCKNIVDVGSGQGHLSRYLAHKYGLSVTGVEGVGGHLTTAAKYDKDVEKMLAKRGGGGGHHGNSSDSGSLTHIEAMIGPEASIEDILLSHVEDGETTTGALCASSEDDDERYILVGLHTCGDLAPTILRVFAGSGRVVGVASVGCCYMKLTCEGAVCGYPMSGCGRRLECGLRYEAREVACHSNERYRERLQGSLESFHHLKVHCHRAAVEVLLRKRGLRRSQVRISKRVSKLPFMEYAHALLGSLATPSPPPAELDALRVLVEEEWRRVVMFFMLRLTLAPCVESVLLLDRAMFLIEQGYTDVSLYPLFDPTLSPRNHVVIATNKQS, encoded by the exons ATGGGCGTGGATGCAGCAACTTGCACAGAGAGACTGTCTCGACTTGCTCAGTTGGTGAGCTCCTTCAGATGGCTACTGAATAGCTACGTCATT GAGTTTTTCACTGAATCCCATTGGTTGAAGCTACCCCAGTCTTGGCAAGATGCACTGTATTCAGCTGATCTATTTGAAGTGTCTCGTCTGCTATTGCAGGGAGGTGGAAACAA tgcaccGCTGTCTAAAGTCTACCCACTCTCACTTCTTGCATTCTCTGCTGCCGCTCACTCACTCTCGCTACCACGGCAACCAGTAGACGTGACCCCCCACAATGTCAGGGTGGGGTCTCAACTGGAGGGTCTGGAGCATGTTTTCAGATGTCATATCAAGCCAAAAAAACAACACGAGATTAAAGTTTTTGGAGAG AAAATTCATCATCTTTCCCTGGAGACAAAGTGCAAGAACATAGTA GATGTTGGATCTGGGCAG GGTCACCTGAGCCGGTATCTGGCTCACAAGTATGGACTGAGTGTGACtggtgtggagggagtgggcggACACCTCACCACTGCGGCTAAATACGACAA AGACGTTGAGAAGATGTTGGCCAAGAGAGGAGGAGGTGGTGGTCACCATGGCAACTCATCAGATAGTGGCAGCCTGACCCACATTGAAGCAATG ATAGGACCTGAGGCTTCTATTGAAGACATTCTGTTGAGTCATGTTGAGGATGGAGAAACAACCACTGGAGCATTATGTGCATCCTCCGA GGACGATGACGAGCGCTATATACTAGTTGGACTCCACACCTGTGGAGATCTGGCCCCGACTATACTACGAGTGTTTGCTGGAAGTGGGCgtgttgtgggtgtggcctcagTCGGATGCTGCTATATGAAACTGACATGTGAGGGGGCGGTGTGTGGATACCCGatgagtgggtgtgggaggAGACTAGAGTGTGGTCTCAGATATGAGGCTAGGGAGGTAGCATGTCACTCTAATGAGAGGTACAGAGAGAGATTGCAAG GATCACTGGAATCATTTCATCATCTAAAGGTTCATTGTCACAGAGCAGCAGTCGAGGTACTACTAAGAAAG AGAGGCCTCAGACGGAGTCAGGTTAGGATCAGCAAGAGAGTGTCAAAGCTTCCTTTTATGGA ATATGCCCATGCTTTGCTGGGGTCTCTAGCCACACCCAGTCCACCCCCTGCCGAGCTGGATGCCCTGAGGGTCTTGGTAGAGGAGGAGTGGAGGAGGGTGGTGATGTTCTTCATGCTGCGACTGACACTGGCCCCTTGTGTGGAGAGTGTACTGCTGTTGGACAGAGCCATGTTCCTTATAGAGCAAG GTTACACAGACGTCAGCCTCTATCCACTGTTTGACCCGACACTGTCACCAAGGAACCACGTTGTCATAgcaacaaacaaacaatcaTAG
- the LOC135351490 gene encoding uncharacterized protein LOC135351490 isoform X2: MPISSSKVDSKCFNLCLKVEEFLKLENYGKPNLTPPDFWKQLSNSEEAVSSYIVCLIAKLISLDSEHGLKPLAGVYRDLVELPVEYSKYKSWASKPLPTNTKSSALELQFSIIRTIKHLKEWHGFTPTMHLRHMYLRWNLARNSDDTKKADGFEESVIKTFSVAQSKEVSISSPLHKVSFKEGVGLMSEHEEMELTRVLVESVYCNHRRSQFGRLPPDQCRLCVYGNDNLSYVRLRHLVSCKPHLLQQATNQVLGIIKKEISHSHDYGDGEVLLPMLHLFRELITMLGPVDTMEVYRAVIPFYTWPLAHAEFSRRVLDLILLEGKVRGTNFRRKVMAEQNVGVKLHATRIRQQLVHMMVDTSHPLSRGALFNDIFSLQQEPLDQLSLQRLLIRNCFMSVMPHDTDIVELEGKLRRLSSDALRKFCHQLLELTDNATNTIPEEDPVRTLTNQLKQLHTTIKQHAESDEQRDSAVSCSSSDDELQFSEGHLSSFPLPPPHFHTHSLDNTQYPTILVNFREILIKSQQKATPKISRQEYVEEPDRVPSIRKLPSSIEESLDSVEVLTNGDSEHHMTNGDINHVPNGDISAILDDKENDTSTDMSQDSCPPSSPTTLAFSTSDDTISNKTSDDQRSPQASQDHDPPTPKQLLERRQTYHQGMIPSRTNSLSANATGSPGLRRYPSMSGGTPPTRSMSISSNPLNSLRTQLKRKSTSYNLSVKRRSRKESASTVLSPTHRPSLKLVKIVLAGNDIMVSHAAKAYAHLRMDEPNLFSGLDIRFYHVPLSRASTLYGIDMGGASSPPDHPDLPEPMMEQFNTSGNDVHIGRFLAHMDSWYERNLMIAAHHLLRLLPADVPFDPPKSKGLGDRAMSPMATEGDGSQSNKVPMTPAKLLIDTVAQYTQEASHCIHMKLFRVKMSLKNEKSGKIEHREVIMLHRLDVQRLSGKKHSRQVKPFEANVTMTELALDHSLRRSEIMEMTNVWAVRASNIPRAENESFELTIVKAQVEGGRFGGSKVRAQEETLHHSCDLILETRDKPLTVMVDNDLDMLVENVIRLEVAPAYLDQSFRSAATTSLASRRNDHRAEKQLDFPLMTFWPIDL, encoded by the exons ATGCCTATCTCGAGCTCAAAAGTGGACTCGAAGTGTTTCAATCTATGCCTCAAAGTTGAAGAGTTCTTGAAACTGGAGAACTATGGTAAACCCAACCTCACCCCCCCTGACTTCTGGAAGCAGCTGTCTAACAGTGAGGAAGCTGTGAGCAG CTATATTGTATGCCTCATTGCCAAGCTCATCTCATTGGACAGCGAACACG GTCTGAAGCCACTAGCTGGAGTGTACAGGGACCTGGTTGAGCTGCCAGTGGAGTACTCCAAGTACAAGTCCTGGGCCTCCAAACCTCTCCCAACCAACACCAAGAGCAGTGCAC TCGAGTTGCAGTTCTCCATTATTCGAACCATTAAGCATCTCAAGGAATGGCACGGCTTCACTCCCACCATGCATCTGCGTCATATGTACCTACGCTGGAAcctgg CTCGCAACTCTGACGATACCAAGAAAGCTGATGGTTTTGAGGAGAGT gtGATCAAAACGTTCTCGGTAGCCCAATCCAAGGAGGTCAGTATCTCCTCTCCCCTGCACAAGGTCAGCTTCAAAgaaggggtggggctgatgTCAGAACATGAGGAGATGGAACTGACTCGGGTCCTTGTGGAGAGTGTCTACTGTAATCATCGGAGGTCACAGTTCGGCCGCCTCCCTCCAGACCAGTGCCGCCTCTGTGTCTATGGCAacg ACAACCTCTCGTATGTGCGTCTTCGTCACCTCGTCTCTTGTAAgccacacctcctccagcAGGCGACCAATCAGGTGCTAGGGATCATCAAGAAGGAGATATCTCACAGCCATGACTATGGTGACGGTGAGGTCCTCCTACCCATGCTCCACCTCTTCAGGGAGCTCATCACCATG CTGGGTCCTGTGGACACGATGGAGGTATATAGAGCAGTGATACCATTCTATACATGGCCGCTAGCCCACGCTGAGTTCTCTCGTCGTGTACTGGACCTCATCCTACTGGAGGGCAAGGTTCGCGGGACCAACTTCAGACGCAAGGTCATGGCCGAGCAGAACGTTGGAGTCAAGCTGCATGCCACCAG GATTCGTCAGCAGCTAGTTCACATGATGGTAGACACCTCCCACCCTCTGTCACGTGGGGCTCTCTTCAACGACATCTTCTCCCTCCAACAAGAACCTCTTGATCAGCTCTCACTGCAGAGACTGCTCATTAGGA ATTGTTTCATGTCAGTGATGCCTCACGATACTGACATTGTTGAGCTGGAGGGGAAGCTACGG cgaCTCTCATCGGATGCCTTGAGGAAGTTCTGTCACCAGTTACTAGAGCTGACAGACAATGCCACTAACACTATACCTGAAGAGGACCCAGTGCGCACTCTCACTAACCAGCTCAAGCAACTCCACACAACCATCAAGCAGCACGCAG aatcaGATGAGCAACGAGACAGTGCCGTCAGCTGCAGCAGTTCCGATGATGAGCTCCAGTTCTCAGAGGGTCACTTGTCATCTTTCCCACTCCCGCCCCCACACtttcacacccactcactcgaCAACACACAATATCCAACAATCCTCGTCAACTTCAGAGAGATACTTATCAAATCTCAACAAAAGGCCACCCCCAAAATCTCGAGGCAGGAATATGTGGAGGAGCCAGATCGTGTGCCAAGTATTCGCAAACTGCCTTCTTCGATTGAGGAAAGCCTGGATAGTGTCGAGGTCTTGACTAATGGCGATAGTGAACATCACATGACAAACGGAGACATTAACCACGTGCCAAACGGTGATATTTCTGCAATTTTGGACGACAAAGAAAATGACACATCAACGGATATGAGCCAAGATTCGTGTCCTCCTAGTTCACCTACAACCCTTGCTTTCTCTACTAGCGATGACACCATCTCCAACAAGACAAGTGATGACCAGCGCTCCCCTCAAGCTAGTCAGGATCATGATCCCCCGACACCAAAGCAGCTGCTCGAGAGACGACAGACGTACCATCAAGGAATGATTCCTTCTCGTACCAACAGTTTATCAGCGAATGCGACTGGATCTCCGGGCCTGAGACGGTATCCTAGCATGAGCGGGGGGACACCTCCTACCCGATCTATGAGTATCAGCAGCAATCCTCTCAATAGTCTACGAACACAACTCAAACGGAAGAGCACTTCGTACAATTTATCAGTGAAGCGTCGCTCTAGGAAAGAGTCTGCTAGTACAGTGCTGTCCCCTACTCACAGGCCAAGTTTGAAACTGGTTAAAATTGTACTAGCCGGTAACGACATCATGGTGAGTCACGCTGCTAAGGCATACGCTCATTTGAGAATGGACGAACCAAATCTATTCAGTGGATTGGATATTCGATTCTACCACGTGCCTCTATCTAGAGCGTCAACCCTGTATGGGATAGATATGGGCGGGGCTTCCTCTCCACCTGACCACCCAGACCTGCCGGAGCCGATGATGGAACAGTTTAACACGAGTGGTAATGATGTCCACATTGGCAGATTCCTGGCTCACATGGACAGCTGGTACGAGCGTAACCTCATGATAGCAGCCCACCACCTCCTCAGACTACTACCAGCC GATGTTCCCTTTGATCCTCCAAAGTCCAAAGGTCTCGGTGACCGAGCGATGTCTCCCATGGCAACGGAGGGTGATGGTTCTCAATCCAACAAGGTGCCCATGACTCCAGCCAAG ctgctCATTGACACGGTAGCCCAGTACACTCAGGAGGCAAGTCACTGTATCCACATGAAGCTGTTCAGAGTCAAGATGAGTCTGAAGAATGAAAAGAGTGGCAAGATAGAACATCGTGAGGTCATCATGCTTCACAGATTAGACGTTCAGAGACTCTCCGGGAAGAAGcaca GTCGACAAGTAAAACCATTTGAAGCTAATGTCACAATGACAGAG CTGGCTCTCGACCACAGCCTGAGGCGCTCCGAGATAATGGAGATGACGAATGTGTGGGCGGTACGGGCTAGTAATATACCGCGTGCAG AGAATGAAAGTTTTGAGCTGACAATTGTGAAGGCCCAGGTTGAGGGAGGTAGGTTTGGTGGCAGCAAGGTGCGTGCTCAGGAGGAGACCCTCCATCACTCATGTGACCTGATCCTAGAGACGAGGGACAAGCCTCTCACTGTCATGGTGGACAATGATCTGGACATGCTCGTGGAGAACGTTATCAG gcttgAGGTGGCACCAGCCTACTTGGACCAATCATTTCGGTCGGCTGCCACAACCAGTCTAGCCTCAAGACGTAACGACCACAGAGCAGAAAAGCAACTGGACTTCCCCTTAATGACCTTCTGGCCTATAGATCTTTGA
- the LOC135351490 gene encoding uncharacterized protein LOC135351490 isoform X1, translating to MPISSSKVDSKCFNLCLKVEEFLKLENYGKPNLTPPDFWKQLSNSEEAVSSYIVCLIAKLISLDSEHGLKPLAGVYRDLVELPVEYSKYKSWASKPLPTNTKSSALELQFSIIRTIKHLKEWHGFTPTMHLRHMYLRWNLARNSDDTKKADGFEESVIKTFSVAQSKEVSISSPLHKVSFKEGVGLMSEHEEMELTRVLVESVYCNHRRSQFGRLPPDQCRLCVYGNDNLSYVRLRHLVSCKPHLLQQATNQVLGIIKKEISHSHDYGDGEVLLPMLHLFRELITMLGPVDTMEVYRAVIPFYTWPLAHAEFSRRVLDLILLEGKVRGTNFRRKVMAEQNVGVKLHATRIRQQLVHMMVDTSHPLSRGALFNDIFSLQQEPLDQLSLQRLLIRNCFMSVMPHDTDIVELEGKLRRLSSDALRKFCHQLLELTDNATNTIPEEDPVRTLTNQLKQLHTTIKQHAESDEQRDSAVSCSSSDDELQFSEGHLSSFPLPPPHFHTHSLDNTQYPTILVNFREILIKSQQKATPKISRQEYVEEPDRVPSIRKLPSSIEESLDSVEVLTNGDSEHHMTNGDINHVPNGDISAILDDKENDTSTDMSQDSCPPSSPTTLAFSTSDDTISNKTSDDQRSPQASQDHDPPTPKQLLERRQTYHQGMIPSRTNSLSANATGSPGLRRYPSMSGGTPPTRSMSISSNPLNSLRTQLKRKSTSYNLSVKRRSRKESASTVLSPTHRPSLKLVKIVLAGNDIMVSHAAKAYAHLRMDEPNLFSGLDIRFYHVPLSRASTLYGIDMGGASSPPDHPDLPEPMMEQFNTSGNDVHIGRFLAHMDSWYERNLMIAAHHLLRLLPADVPFDPPKSKGLGDRAMSPMATEGDGSQSNKVPMTPAKLLIDTVAQYTQEASHCIHMKLFRVKMSLKNEKSGKIEHREVIMLHRLDVQRLSGKKHSRQVKPFEANVTMTELALDHSLRRSEIMEMTNVWAVRASNIPRAGDTGVPNPENESFELTIVKAQVEGGRFGGSKVRAQEETLHHSCDLILETRDKPLTVMVDNDLDMLVENVIRLEVAPAYLDQSFRSAATTSLASRRNDHRAEKQLDFPLMTFWPIDL from the exons ATGCCTATCTCGAGCTCAAAAGTGGACTCGAAGTGTTTCAATCTATGCCTCAAAGTTGAAGAGTTCTTGAAACTGGAGAACTATGGTAAACCCAACCTCACCCCCCCTGACTTCTGGAAGCAGCTGTCTAACAGTGAGGAAGCTGTGAGCAG CTATATTGTATGCCTCATTGCCAAGCTCATCTCATTGGACAGCGAACACG GTCTGAAGCCACTAGCTGGAGTGTACAGGGACCTGGTTGAGCTGCCAGTGGAGTACTCCAAGTACAAGTCCTGGGCCTCCAAACCTCTCCCAACCAACACCAAGAGCAGTGCAC TCGAGTTGCAGTTCTCCATTATTCGAACCATTAAGCATCTCAAGGAATGGCACGGCTTCACTCCCACCATGCATCTGCGTCATATGTACCTACGCTGGAAcctgg CTCGCAACTCTGACGATACCAAGAAAGCTGATGGTTTTGAGGAGAGT gtGATCAAAACGTTCTCGGTAGCCCAATCCAAGGAGGTCAGTATCTCCTCTCCCCTGCACAAGGTCAGCTTCAAAgaaggggtggggctgatgTCAGAACATGAGGAGATGGAACTGACTCGGGTCCTTGTGGAGAGTGTCTACTGTAATCATCGGAGGTCACAGTTCGGCCGCCTCCCTCCAGACCAGTGCCGCCTCTGTGTCTATGGCAacg ACAACCTCTCGTATGTGCGTCTTCGTCACCTCGTCTCTTGTAAgccacacctcctccagcAGGCGACCAATCAGGTGCTAGGGATCATCAAGAAGGAGATATCTCACAGCCATGACTATGGTGACGGTGAGGTCCTCCTACCCATGCTCCACCTCTTCAGGGAGCTCATCACCATG CTGGGTCCTGTGGACACGATGGAGGTATATAGAGCAGTGATACCATTCTATACATGGCCGCTAGCCCACGCTGAGTTCTCTCGTCGTGTACTGGACCTCATCCTACTGGAGGGCAAGGTTCGCGGGACCAACTTCAGACGCAAGGTCATGGCCGAGCAGAACGTTGGAGTCAAGCTGCATGCCACCAG GATTCGTCAGCAGCTAGTTCACATGATGGTAGACACCTCCCACCCTCTGTCACGTGGGGCTCTCTTCAACGACATCTTCTCCCTCCAACAAGAACCTCTTGATCAGCTCTCACTGCAGAGACTGCTCATTAGGA ATTGTTTCATGTCAGTGATGCCTCACGATACTGACATTGTTGAGCTGGAGGGGAAGCTACGG cgaCTCTCATCGGATGCCTTGAGGAAGTTCTGTCACCAGTTACTAGAGCTGACAGACAATGCCACTAACACTATACCTGAAGAGGACCCAGTGCGCACTCTCACTAACCAGCTCAAGCAACTCCACACAACCATCAAGCAGCACGCAG aatcaGATGAGCAACGAGACAGTGCCGTCAGCTGCAGCAGTTCCGATGATGAGCTCCAGTTCTCAGAGGGTCACTTGTCATCTTTCCCACTCCCGCCCCCACACtttcacacccactcactcgaCAACACACAATATCCAACAATCCTCGTCAACTTCAGAGAGATACTTATCAAATCTCAACAAAAGGCCACCCCCAAAATCTCGAGGCAGGAATATGTGGAGGAGCCAGATCGTGTGCCAAGTATTCGCAAACTGCCTTCTTCGATTGAGGAAAGCCTGGATAGTGTCGAGGTCTTGACTAATGGCGATAGTGAACATCACATGACAAACGGAGACATTAACCACGTGCCAAACGGTGATATTTCTGCAATTTTGGACGACAAAGAAAATGACACATCAACGGATATGAGCCAAGATTCGTGTCCTCCTAGTTCACCTACAACCCTTGCTTTCTCTACTAGCGATGACACCATCTCCAACAAGACAAGTGATGACCAGCGCTCCCCTCAAGCTAGTCAGGATCATGATCCCCCGACACCAAAGCAGCTGCTCGAGAGACGACAGACGTACCATCAAGGAATGATTCCTTCTCGTACCAACAGTTTATCAGCGAATGCGACTGGATCTCCGGGCCTGAGACGGTATCCTAGCATGAGCGGGGGGACACCTCCTACCCGATCTATGAGTATCAGCAGCAATCCTCTCAATAGTCTACGAACACAACTCAAACGGAAGAGCACTTCGTACAATTTATCAGTGAAGCGTCGCTCTAGGAAAGAGTCTGCTAGTACAGTGCTGTCCCCTACTCACAGGCCAAGTTTGAAACTGGTTAAAATTGTACTAGCCGGTAACGACATCATGGTGAGTCACGCTGCTAAGGCATACGCTCATTTGAGAATGGACGAACCAAATCTATTCAGTGGATTGGATATTCGATTCTACCACGTGCCTCTATCTAGAGCGTCAACCCTGTATGGGATAGATATGGGCGGGGCTTCCTCTCCACCTGACCACCCAGACCTGCCGGAGCCGATGATGGAACAGTTTAACACGAGTGGTAATGATGTCCACATTGGCAGATTCCTGGCTCACATGGACAGCTGGTACGAGCGTAACCTCATGATAGCAGCCCACCACCTCCTCAGACTACTACCAGCC GATGTTCCCTTTGATCCTCCAAAGTCCAAAGGTCTCGGTGACCGAGCGATGTCTCCCATGGCAACGGAGGGTGATGGTTCTCAATCCAACAAGGTGCCCATGACTCCAGCCAAG ctgctCATTGACACGGTAGCCCAGTACACTCAGGAGGCAAGTCACTGTATCCACATGAAGCTGTTCAGAGTCAAGATGAGTCTGAAGAATGAAAAGAGTGGCAAGATAGAACATCGTGAGGTCATCATGCTTCACAGATTAGACGTTCAGAGACTCTCCGGGAAGAAGcaca GTCGACAAGTAAAACCATTTGAAGCTAATGTCACAATGACAGAG CTGGCTCTCGACCACAGCCTGAGGCGCTCCGAGATAATGGAGATGACGAATGTGTGGGCGGTACGGGCTAGTAATATACCGCGTGCAGGTGACACTGGTGTGCCCAACCCAG AGAATGAAAGTTTTGAGCTGACAATTGTGAAGGCCCAGGTTGAGGGAGGTAGGTTTGGTGGCAGCAAGGTGCGTGCTCAGGAGGAGACCCTCCATCACTCATGTGACCTGATCCTAGAGACGAGGGACAAGCCTCTCACTGTCATGGTGGACAATGATCTGGACATGCTCGTGGAGAACGTTATCAG gcttgAGGTGGCACCAGCCTACTTGGACCAATCATTTCGGTCGGCTGCCACAACCAGTCTAGCCTCAAGACGTAACGACCACAGAGCAGAAAAGCAACTGGACTTCCCCTTAATGACCTTCTGGCCTATAGATCTTTGA